A DNA window from Hevea brasiliensis isolate MT/VB/25A 57/8 chromosome 2, ASM3005281v1, whole genome shotgun sequence contains the following coding sequences:
- the LOC110646865 gene encoding protein YELLOW LEAF 1, choloroplastic isoform X2 — MLAFSASSFGTLPQAAPVKTRSGCKGQKETSYSPISVSTQLQPYDHQSGFNNFALSSIWIGTQLRPIYGRKHGNRKQSASIMCSAALNARCSASGQTQTITREAPTITKAPVREPTKTPKLDDGGPGLPPGGDDGGGDGGGGGGGNWSGGFFLFGFLAFLGFLKDKESEDYRDSRRR, encoded by the exons ATGTTGGCATTTAGTGCGAGTTCTTTTGGAACCTTACCTCAAGCAGCTCCAG TTAAAACTAGGAGTGGATGCAAGGGTCAAAAGGAAACAAGCTATAGTCCAATTAGTGTTTCCACTCAACTTCAACCTTATGATCACCAAAGTGGGTTTAATAATTTTGCTCTGAGTTCAATATGGATTGGGACGCAATTACGTCCTATTTATGGAAGGAAACATGGCAATAGAAAACAATCTGCTTCTATTATGTGTTCTGCTGCTTTG AATGCAAGATGCTCTGCTTCAGGCCAAACTCAAACCATAACCCGTGAGGCACCAACAATCACCAAGGCTCCTGTACGAG AACCAACCAAGACGCCAAAACTTGATGATGGTGGACCTGGACTCCCACCTGGTGGTGATGATGGTGGTGGAGATGGCGGGGGTGGTGGGGGAGGAAACTGGTCAGGTGGATTCTTCCTTTTCGGTTTTCTTGCATTTCTAGGCTTTTTAAAAGATAAAGAGAGTGAGGACTACCGGGATAGTAGGAGAAGATAA
- the LOC110646862 gene encoding uncharacterized protein LOC110646862 isoform X2: MDVRKIVVVVEDVEVARTALEWALHNLLRYGDLITLLHVFSSPSNSTSKKKMRLLRLKGFQLALSFKDICNSSFFNTNVEIIVTKGDQEGGTIADLVREMGAFALVVGLHDQSFLYKLAMAHSNIASNFNCKILAIKQPAAIPSLITMATPMVLNSLTNMDLSKIEITTLESICNNLEMEEVQEEEQLLKGGLV; this comes from the exons ATGGATGTGAGAAAAATAGTAGTGGTAGTAGAAGATGTAGAGGTAGCAAGAACAGCTCTTGAATGGGCTCTCCACAATCTCCTTCGCTATGGAGATTTGATAACTCTTCTCCATGTGTTTTCATCTCCCTCAAATTCAACAAGCAAGAAGAAGATGAGGCTGCTTCGTCTCAAAGGCTTCCAGTTGGCTCTCTCCTTCAAAGATATATGTAACAGCAGCTTCTTTAAT ACAAATGTTGAGATTATAGTAACAAAAGGGGATCAAGAAGGAGGGACAATTGCAGATTTGGTGAGAGAGATGGGTGCCTTTGCTCTTGTTGTTGGACTCCATGATCAGAGCTTTCTCTACAA GTTGGCAATGGCCCACAGCAATATTGCAAGCAACTTTAACTGCAAAATACTAGCCATCAAACAACCAGCTGCAATACCATCACTGATAACCATGGCGACGCCTATGGTACTCAACAGTTTAACCAACATGGACTTGTCAAAGATCGAGATTACTACATTAGA ATCCATATGCAATAATTTGGAGATGGAGGAAGTCCAGGAGGAAGAGCAGCTTCTAAAGGGTGGCCTGGTTTGA
- the LOC110646865 gene encoding protein YELLOW LEAF 1, choloroplastic isoform X1: MLAFSASSFGTLPQAAPVYAVKTRSGCKGQKETSYSPISVSTQLQPYDHQSGFNNFALSSIWIGTQLRPIYGRKHGNRKQSASIMCSAALNARCSASGQTQTITREAPTITKAPVREPTKTPKLDDGGPGLPPGGDDGGGDGGGGGGGNWSGGFFLFGFLAFLGFLKDKESEDYRDSRRR; this comes from the exons ATGTTGGCATTTAGTGCGAGTTCTTTTGGAACCTTACCTCAAGCAGCTCCAG tttatgCAGTTAAAACTAGGAGTGGATGCAAGGGTCAAAAGGAAACAAGCTATAGTCCAATTAGTGTTTCCACTCAACTTCAACCTTATGATCACCAAAGTGGGTTTAATAATTTTGCTCTGAGTTCAATATGGATTGGGACGCAATTACGTCCTATTTATGGAAGGAAACATGGCAATAGAAAACAATCTGCTTCTATTATGTGTTCTGCTGCTTTG AATGCAAGATGCTCTGCTTCAGGCCAAACTCAAACCATAACCCGTGAGGCACCAACAATCACCAAGGCTCCTGTACGAG AACCAACCAAGACGCCAAAACTTGATGATGGTGGACCTGGACTCCCACCTGGTGGTGATGATGGTGGTGGAGATGGCGGGGGTGGTGGGGGAGGAAACTGGTCAGGTGGATTCTTCCTTTTCGGTTTTCTTGCATTTCTAGGCTTTTTAAAAGATAAAGAGAGTGAGGACTACCGGGATAGTAGGAGAAGATAA
- the LOC110646862 gene encoding uncharacterized protein LOC110646862 isoform X1: protein MDVRKIVVVVEDVEVARTALEWALHNLLRYGDLITLLHVFSSPSNSTSKKKMRLLRLKGFQLALSFKDICNSSFFNTNVEIIVTKGDQEGGTIADLVREMGAFALVVGLHDQSFLYKLAMAHSNIASNFNCKILAIKQPAAIPSLITMATPMVLNSLTNMDLSKIEITTLEVPDMPSPKVTYKICPDPYAIIWRWRKSRRKSSF from the exons ATGGATGTGAGAAAAATAGTAGTGGTAGTAGAAGATGTAGAGGTAGCAAGAACAGCTCTTGAATGGGCTCTCCACAATCTCCTTCGCTATGGAGATTTGATAACTCTTCTCCATGTGTTTTCATCTCCCTCAAATTCAACAAGCAAGAAGAAGATGAGGCTGCTTCGTCTCAAAGGCTTCCAGTTGGCTCTCTCCTTCAAAGATATATGTAACAGCAGCTTCTTTAAT ACAAATGTTGAGATTATAGTAACAAAAGGGGATCAAGAAGGAGGGACAATTGCAGATTTGGTGAGAGAGATGGGTGCCTTTGCTCTTGTTGTTGGACTCCATGATCAGAGCTTTCTCTACAA GTTGGCAATGGCCCACAGCAATATTGCAAGCAACTTTAACTGCAAAATACTAGCCATCAAACAACCAGCTGCAATACCATCACTGATAACCATGGCGACGCCTATGGTACTCAACAGTTTAACCAACATGGACTTGTCAAAGATCGAGATTACTACATTAGA ggttcccgaCATGCCTTCACCTAAAGTTACATATAAAATCTGTCCAGATCCATATGCAATAATTTGGAGATGGAGGAAGTCCAGGAGGAAGAGCAGCTTCTAA